The Fragaria vesca subsp. vesca linkage group LG2, FraVesHawaii_1.0, whole genome shotgun sequence genome includes a window with the following:
- the LOC101315392 gene encoding ATP-dependent Clp protease proteolytic subunit-related protein 1, chloroplastic-like, whose amino-acid sequence MTTSLLCPNTFLHGTKIFSSPPHRRVSPPRSFKSVAPMASNNVPKKFREENLKDGLMDNYKNVPQYLYGLSPSQMDMFMTEDNPARRQAESVTENSISSANNYLNNGGMWSMSGMDEKGPAKYSMSVSMYRGGARGYGRPRTAPPDLPSLLLDARICYLGMPIVPAVTELLVAQFMWLDYDNPSKPIYLYINSSGTQNEKMESVGSETEAYAIADMMKYVKADVYTVNCGMAYGQAALLLSLGTKGFRAVQPNSSTKLYLPKVSRSSGSVIDMWIKAKELDANTEYYIELLAKGTGKSKEEIAKDIRRPKYLQGQEAIEYGLVDKIIDSRDSAFEKRNYDEMLTQSRAMRRGPQASPSGFR is encoded by the exons ATGACCACTTCTCTACTTTGTCCAAACACCTTTCTTCATGGCACCAAGATCTTCTCTTCTCCTCCACACAGAAGGGTCTCACCTCCCAGAAGCTTCAAATCCGTAGCTCCCATGGCTTCTAACAACGTTCCCAAGAAGTTCAGGGAAGAGAACCTCAAAGATGGAT TGATGGATAATTATAAGAATGTGCCGCAATATCTGTATGGGCTTTCTCCTTCCCAAATGGACATGTTTATGACTGAAGACAATCCGGCCAGGCGCCAGGCCGAAAGTGTTACAGAG AATAGCATTTCATCCGCCAATAACTATTTGAACAATGGAGGGATGTGGAGTATGTCGGGCATGGATGAAAAGGGCCCTGCGAAATATAGTATGAGTGTGAGCATGTACCGTGGTGGTGCAAGAGGATACGGAAGACCCCGAACAGCTCCTCCGGATTTGCCTTCTTTACTATTAGATGCTCGGATTTGCTACCTGGGAATGCCG ATTGTGCCAGCAGTAACTGAGCTTCTTGTTGCTCAGTTTATGTGGTTGGATTATGATAACCCCTCAAAGCCTATATATTTGTACATAAATTCTTCTGGAACACAG AATGAGAAGATGGAGAGCGTTGGATCTGAAACTGAGGCATATGCCATTGCTGACATGATGAAA TATGTCAAAGCAGATGTGTATACGGTGAATTGTGGCATGGCCTATGGGCAAGCAGCACTGCTTCTGTCACTTGGAACAAAGGGTTTTCGTGCTGTGCAGCCGAACTCCTCCA CAAAGTTATATCTGCCTAAAGTCAGCAGGTCAAGTGGATCAGTTATTGACATGTGGATTAAG GCCAAGGAACTGGATGCAAACACTGAGTATTACATTGAGCTGCTTGCGAAAGGAACAGGGAAATCCAAGGAAGAAATTGCTAAAGACATCCGGCGGCCTAAGTATTTACAAGGACAAGAAGCGATAGAATACGGGCTTGTTGACAAGATAATTGATTCGCGTGATTCTGCATTTGAGAAACGG AACTACGATGAGATGCTTACTCAATCAAGAGCTATGAGGAGAGGGCCACAAGCATCACCCTCTGGGTTTAGGTGA
- the LOC101313574 gene encoding nodulation-signaling pathway 1 protein-like, whose translation MITNEVPQPNPTSEQILDWLEDSVSFFPSFLDDPYHSNDYQWWEESQDLIHTNSNSLTNNANIVVAEDPVDSITQLPPSEASKKRKSPDDPVSETSSHIDRKANTGRHVNKVEKDIKKAIDEVAAQPAKRTNNNKKGTGKGTGNNCNNGNSKEGRWAEQLLNPCASAITGGNLTRVQHLLYVLHELASLTGDANHRLAAHGLRALTHHLSSNSSSSAPNASASVGNVVTFPSTEPRFFQKSLLKFYEVSPWFAFPNNIANSAILQVLADEPNRASTLHIVDIGVSHGMQWPTLLEALTRRSGGPPPLVKITVIGASTVENDQNSEAPFSIGPLGDNYSARLLGFAKSMNINLQINRLDNQSLQTLNSQVIDASSDETLIVCLQFRLHQLNHNTPPGERTEFLSILRNMEPNGVILSENNMECSCNSCGDFATGFSRQVEYLWRFLDSTSAAFKGRESEERRVMEGEAAKALTNRGEMNEGKEKWCERMKGVGFVGEGFGEDAIDGGRGLLRKYDSNWEMRVDEKDGCAGLWWKGQPVSFCSLWKTGNQHKL comes from the coding sequence ATGATCACTAATGAAGTCCCACAACCAAACCCTACTTCCGAACAGATCCTCGACTGGCTTGAAGACTCGGTTTCTTTCTTCCCATCCTTCTTGGATGATCCTTACCACTCCAATGATTATCAATGGTGGGAAGAATCCCAAGATCTCATTCATACCAACTCCAATTCACTCACCAACAACGCTAACATTGTTGTAGCAGAAGATCCAGTCGACTCTATCACTCAGTTGCCACCATCAGAGGCATCCAAGAAGAGAAAATCCCCAGACGACCCGGTTTCGGAAACGTCATCGCACATTGACCGGAAGGCAAACACCGGCCGGCATGTCAACAAGGTCGAAAAAGATATCAAGAAAGCAATTGATGAAGTGGCCGCACAGCCGGCGAAGAGAACAAATAACAACAAGAAAGGAACAGGGAAAGGTACTGGAAATAACTGTAATAACGGCAATAGCAAGGAAGGGAGGTGGGCAGAGCAGTTGCTTAACCCCTGTGCATCAGCCATAACTGGTGGGAATCTGACACGTGTCCAGCACCTCCTCTACGTCCTCCACGAGCTCGCCTCACTCACCGGCGATGCCAACCACCGCTTGGCAGCTCACGGCCTCCGAGCTCTGACTCACCACCTGTCATCCAACTCTTCCTCCTCAGCTCCAAATGCCTCAGCCTCAGTAGGAAATGTTGTCACGTTTCCGTCAACAGAACCAAGATTCTTTCAGAAGTCTCTGCTCAAATTCTACGAGGTGAGTCCATGGTTTGCTTTCCCTAACAACATAGCCAACTCTGCAATTCTACAAGTACTCGCCGACGAGCCTAATCGAGCTAGTACTCTTCACATTGTTGACATTGGGGTTTCTCATGGTATGCAATGGCCGACTCTGCTCGAAGCCCTAACTCGCCGTTCAGGTGGTCCTCCTCCATTGGTGAAAATCACAGTCATTGGAGCTTCCACAGTCGAGAATGATCAAAACTCTGAAGCACCATTTTCGATTGGTCCTCTTGGTGACAATTACTCTGCTAGGCTACTCGGTTTTGCGAAATCAATGAACATCAACTTACAAATCAACCGCCTCGACAATCAATCATTGCAGACATTGAACTCTCAAGTCATTGACGCCTCTAGTGATGAGACATTGATCGTTTGCTTGCAGTTTAGACTTCATCAATTGAACCACAATACTCCGCCGGGAGAAAGAACCGAGTTCTTGAGTATTTTGAGGAACATGGAGCCGAATGGGGTGATATTAAGTGAGAACAATATGGAATGTAGCTGCAATAGCTGTGGGGATTTCGCTACAGGGTTCTCGCGGCAAGTGGAGTACCTCTGGAGGTTCCTAGACTCAACTAGCGCGGCGTTCAAAGGGCGTGAGAGCGAGGAGAGGAGGGTGATGGAAGGAGAGGCAGCGAAGGCTTTGACCAACCGCGGCGAGATGAATGAAGGGAAAGAGAAGTGGTGTGAGAGAATGAAGGGGGTGGGGTTTGTTGGTGAGGGTTTTGGAGAGGATGCCATTGATGGAGGGAGAGGCTTGTTGAGAAAGTATGATAGTAACTGGGAAATGAGAGTGGATGAGAAAGATGGGTGTGCAGGATTGTGGTGGAAAGGTCAGCCTGTTTCATTTTGTTCATTGTGGAAGACTGGAAACCAACATAAGTTGTGA
- the LOC101290911 gene encoding mitotic checkpoint protein BUB3-like translates to MTAVPPPSSGQELSNPPTDGVSNLRFSNHSDHLLVSSWDRTVRLYDATANVLRGEFSHGSPVLDCCFHDDSSGFSASADNTVRRFVFNSNKEDIIGKHDAPVRCVEYSYAAGQLITGSWDKTLKCWDPRGANGQERTLIGTYQQPERVYSLSLVGNRLVVATAGRHVNVYDLRNMSQPEQRRESSLKYQTRCVRCYPNGTGYALSSVEGRVAMEFFDLSEASQTKKYAFKCHRKSEAGRDIVYPVNAIAFHPIYGTFATGGCDGYVNVWDGNNKKRLYQYSKYPTSIAALSFSRDGRLLAVASSYTFEEGEKPHEPDAIFVRNVNEIEVKPKPKVYPNPPA, encoded by the exons ATGACAGCTGTCCCTCCGCCGTCCTCCGGCCAAGAGCTCTCCAACCCGCCCACCGACGGCGTCTCCAACCTCCGCTTCTCCAACCACAGCGATCACCTGCTCGTCTCCTCTTGGGATAGG ACCGTCCGATTGTACGACGCCACCGCCAATGTGCTCCGCGGCGAGTTCAGTCACGGCAGTCCCGTCCTCGATTGCTGCTTCCACGACGACTCCTCCGGCTTCAGCGCCAGCGCCGACAACACCGTCCGCCG ATTCGTCTTCAACTCGAACAAGGAAGATATAATAGGAAAGCACGATGCGCCGGTTCGCTGCGTTGAGTACTCGTATGCCGCAG GGCAACTGATCACCGGTAGTTGGGATAAGACACTCAAGTGTTGGGATCCTAGAGGTGCAAATGGACAAGAGCGTACTCTTATTGGGACTTATCAACAACCGGAGCGTGTTTATTCGCTTTCTCTGGTCGGAAATCGTTTAGTGGTTGCAACTGCTGGAAGACATGTGAATGTCTACGATTTGAGAAACATGTCACAACCTGAGCAACGAAGGGAATCTTCATTGAAGTATCAAACTCGATGCGTGCGCTGCTATCCTAATGGAACAG GTTATGCTCTTAGTTCTGTTGAAGGACGGGTTGCAATGGAATTCTTTGATCTCTCAGAGGCCAGTCAAACCAAAAA ATATGCATTCAAGTGTCATAGAAAATCGGAGGCCGGAAGAGACATTGTATATCCAGTAAATGCAATTGCATTTCACCCCAT ATATGGTACGTTTGCTACCGGAGGTTGTGATGGTTATGTGAATGTATGGGATGGGAACAACAAAAAGCGGCTATATCAG TACTCCAAGTATCCAACAAGCATTGCAGCTCTTTCTTTTAGCAGAGACGGCCGCCTGTTGGCTGTGGCTTCGAGTTACACTTTTGAGGAGGGAGAAAAACC TCATGAGCCAGATGCAATCTTTGTTCGCAATGTCAATGAGATAGAGGTCAAGCCAAAGCCAAAAGTCTACCCTAATCCGCCGGCATAA